From Streptomyces sp. HUAS MG91, the proteins below share one genomic window:
- a CDS encoding Bax inhibitor-1/YccA family protein — protein MRSSNPVFSRRGFSRDNGYAQFNAQPQAGGPAVGTAEGNPYAQAPAGNPYAQNPYAQGDVQYGAPQAPATTGRMTMDDVVMRTASTLGLLVVTAALAWALLPVDEANIGKSYGIAIGAGLVAMVLGFVQAFKRKASPPIILAYAALEGVFLGVLSSIVDNYIASGAAMQAVLGTMAVFVAVLVAYKAGWIRVNRRFYGFVMAASLGFVLLMAVNLLFAVFGGGDGLGFRSGGLGILFGIIGVLLGACFLALDFKQVEDGIAYGAPKEEAWLAAFGLTMTLVWIYMEFLRLIAILQGND, from the coding sequence ATGAGGAGCAGCAACCCGGTCTTCTCGCGACGGGGGTTCAGCCGCGACAACGGCTACGCGCAGTTCAACGCGCAGCCGCAGGCCGGGGGCCCCGCTGTCGGCACGGCCGAGGGAAACCCGTACGCGCAGGCCCCCGCGGGCAACCCGTACGCGCAGAACCCGTACGCGCAGGGCGACGTCCAGTACGGCGCACCGCAGGCACCGGCCACCACCGGCCGCATGACGATGGACGACGTCGTCATGCGCACCGCGAGCACGCTCGGCCTCCTGGTCGTCACCGCGGCGCTCGCCTGGGCGCTGCTGCCGGTCGACGAGGCGAACATCGGCAAGTCGTACGGCATCGCGATCGGCGCCGGCCTCGTCGCGATGGTCCTGGGCTTCGTCCAGGCGTTCAAGCGCAAGGCGTCCCCGCCGATCATCCTGGCGTACGCCGCCCTTGAAGGCGTCTTCCTCGGCGTCCTGTCGAGCATCGTCGACAACTACATCGCCAGCGGCGCGGCCATGCAGGCCGTGCTCGGCACGATGGCCGTGTTCGTCGCGGTCCTCGTCGCCTACAAGGCGGGCTGGATCCGCGTCAACCGCCGCTTCTACGGCTTCGTCATGGCCGCGTCGCTGGGCTTCGTCCTGCTGATGGCCGTGAACCTGCTGTTCGCGGTCTTCGGCGGCGGCGACGGCCTCGGCTTCCGCAGCGGTGGCCTCGGCATCCTGTTCGGCATCATCGGCGTGCTGCTCGGCGCGTGCTTCCTGGCCCTGGACTTCAAGCAGGTCGAGGACGGCATCGCGTACGGCGCCCCGAAGGAAGAGGCGTGGCTGGCCGCGTTCGGTCTGACCATGACCCTCGTCTGGATCTACATGGAGTTCCTGCGGCTCATCGCGATCCTCCAGGGCAACGACTAG
- a CDS encoding recombinase family protein, with protein sequence MPGWSRSFLNPSLVTALEEGLTFDQWLDGRTPGIDYARITADQSTRSAVLARGREPGTGVRHQHEDNCETAEKFGIALVKFHEDNGVGATHPDVPRPSFDETVHALHCRRTPEGFPVNALVATEQERVWRLPSDFDRLHRALSVTDDGLFIEGRTIFDLTSADRPKNVDAGIDEVRRTSERIGRHVRRRALDGGTPGGRRRFGWLPPDPRSGRKMNMRKDPDEWPVLREMIEAALRGQGWNAIARDLNSRGVVTASGNRWSGATVRQALTNPVMCGFRSLHGELVTDPATGLPVRGTWDIPATPDEWRALVETSRQNGARRGTRLTNGSPPNGTSPIPLRKYLFSGFLRCGATTNGTPCHSRMGGCTRPTARDPRNAVYVCSAMDCGGTARSAAAVDAHLRDVVTTLLAEHAAHHRPAAPVAWAGEVLLGKLRQEHDALVRWETTPAPSAAADLSARISSLEAARTDHLAALAQQHRVREPAEWHTLCLGEQRAAIADVLEAVIVMPLPPGTSRRAAFDPGLLRVIPKQRPGD encoded by the coding sequence GTGCCCGGCTGGTCACGAAGCTTCCTGAATCCGTCGCTCGTCACGGCCCTTGAAGAAGGGCTCACCTTCGATCAGTGGCTCGACGGCAGAACCCCCGGCATCGACTACGCGCGGATCACAGCCGACCAGAGCACGCGGTCAGCAGTCCTCGCCCGCGGCAGGGAACCGGGAACCGGTGTCCGCCATCAGCACGAGGACAACTGCGAGACAGCCGAGAAGTTCGGCATCGCTCTCGTCAAGTTCCATGAGGACAACGGAGTCGGCGCCACGCATCCGGATGTCCCCCGCCCTTCGTTCGACGAGACCGTCCACGCCTTGCACTGCCGAAGGACGCCCGAAGGCTTCCCCGTCAACGCGCTCGTCGCCACCGAACAGGAGCGGGTCTGGCGCCTCCCCTCCGACTTCGACCGGCTGCACCGTGCGCTGTCGGTCACCGACGACGGACTGTTCATCGAGGGCCGCACGATCTTCGACCTGACCTCGGCGGACCGCCCGAAGAACGTCGATGCGGGAATCGACGAAGTACGGCGGACCAGCGAACGCATCGGGCGGCACGTCCGCCGACGCGCCCTGGACGGAGGGACGCCCGGCGGCCGCCGCCGCTTCGGCTGGCTGCCGCCCGACCCACGGTCCGGCCGGAAGATGAACATGCGCAAGGACCCCGACGAGTGGCCGGTCCTGCGCGAAATGATCGAGGCAGCTCTGCGGGGACAGGGCTGGAACGCCATCGCTCGCGACCTGAACAGCCGTGGAGTGGTCACGGCATCCGGAAACCGGTGGAGCGGAGCGACGGTGCGCCAGGCGCTCACGAACCCGGTGATGTGCGGATTCCGTTCACTGCACGGCGAGTTGGTCACGGACCCGGCGACAGGCCTCCCGGTGCGCGGGACCTGGGACATCCCCGCCACCCCGGACGAGTGGCGCGCCCTCGTGGAGACGTCCCGGCAGAACGGCGCACGGCGCGGCACTCGGCTCACCAACGGCAGCCCTCCGAACGGCACATCGCCCATTCCGCTGCGCAAATACCTCTTCAGCGGATTCCTGCGATGCGGCGCGACCACGAACGGGACTCCCTGCCACTCCAGAATGGGCGGCTGCACGCGACCGACGGCCCGGGATCCCCGCAACGCGGTGTACGTCTGCTCCGCGATGGACTGTGGCGGTACCGCGCGCAGCGCTGCCGCCGTGGATGCCCATCTCCGCGACGTCGTGACCACCCTCCTCGCCGAACATGCCGCACACCACCGCCCCGCCGCACCCGTCGCATGGGCAGGGGAAGTCCTGCTCGGGAAGTTGAGGCAGGAGCACGACGCGCTCGTCCGATGGGAGACGACACCGGCGCCCTCCGCCGCCGCCGACCTGTCGGCGCGGATCTCCAGCCTCGAAGCGGCACGCACCGATCATCTGGCGGCGCTCGCACAACAGCACCGCGTCCGGGAACCCGCCGAGTGGCACACCCTGTGCCTCGGTGAACAACGCGCGGCGATCGCCGACGTACTCGAGGCGGTGATCGTCATGCCGCTTCCTCCGGGCACCTCCCGCCGTGCCGCGTTCGACCCGGGTCTGCTCCGGGTGATCCCGAAGCAACGGCCGGGCGATTAG
- a CDS encoding 4-hydroxybenzoate 3-monooxygenase, with amino-acid sequence MRTTVGIVGAGPAGLLLARLLHNAGIDSVVLESRDRPYVEQRQRAGILEQGTVDVLRAAGVGARMDREGLPHDGIELRFDRRRHRVDFPALTGGRRVMVYAQTEVCKDLIAAQLADGGPLLFEAEALAVEGAETDRPRVRFRHGGREDVLDCDYVVGCDGFWGVARKAVPAALSRTYERTYPFGWLGILADVAPSHDELVYARGERGFALLSMRSPSVTRAYLQVPADTDAADWSDDGIWDELDRRLEVDDPHWRLARGPVTSKSVTPMRSYVHEPMRHGRLFLAGDAAHIVPPTGAKGLNLAVGDVVTFARALIARRDTGDATLLDTYSETCLRRVWQAERFSYAMTTMLHRAPDATAFDDKIQLARLDRLTSARAAETDLAEAYTGFPL; translated from the coding sequence ATGCGCACCACCGTCGGCATCGTCGGAGCGGGACCGGCAGGACTGCTCCTGGCCAGGCTGCTGCACAACGCCGGGATCGACTCCGTCGTCCTGGAGAGCCGCGACCGCCCGTACGTGGAACAGCGCCAGCGCGCCGGAATCCTGGAGCAGGGCACCGTCGACGTGCTGCGCGCGGCGGGTGTCGGCGCCCGGATGGACCGTGAGGGGCTGCCGCACGACGGCATCGAGCTGCGCTTCGACCGCCGCCGCCACCGCGTCGACTTCCCGGCCCTGACCGGCGGCCGCCGGGTGATGGTCTACGCGCAGACCGAGGTCTGCAAGGACCTGATAGCCGCACAGCTCGCCGACGGCGGACCTCTGCTGTTCGAGGCGGAGGCGCTGGCGGTGGAGGGCGCGGAGACGGACCGCCCGCGCGTCCGGTTCCGGCACGGGGGCCGCGAGGACGTCCTCGACTGCGACTACGTCGTGGGCTGCGACGGCTTCTGGGGAGTGGCCAGGAAGGCGGTCCCGGCCGCGCTCTCGCGCACGTACGAACGCACGTACCCGTTCGGCTGGCTCGGCATCCTCGCCGACGTCGCCCCGTCCCACGACGAGCTGGTCTACGCCCGGGGCGAGCGCGGTTTCGCCCTGCTGAGCATGCGCTCCCCGTCCGTGACCCGCGCCTACCTCCAGGTCCCCGCGGACACGGACGCCGCCGACTGGTCCGACGACGGGATCTGGGACGAGCTCGACCGCCGCCTGGAGGTCGACGACCCGCACTGGCGCCTCGCCCGCGGACCCGTCACCTCGAAGTCCGTGACACCCATGCGGTCGTACGTGCACGAACCGATGCGGCACGGCCGGCTCTTCCTCGCCGGGGACGCCGCCCACATCGTCCCGCCGACCGGCGCCAAGGGCCTCAACCTCGCCGTCGGCGACGTCGTCACCTTCGCCCGCGCGCTGATCGCCCGGCGCGACACGGGGGACGCCACGCTCCTCGACACCTACTCCGAGACCTGCCTGCGGCGGGTCTGGCAGGCCGAACGGTTCAGCTACGCCATGACGACGATGCTGCACCGCGCCCCCGACGCCACCGCCTTCGACGACAAGATCCAGCTCGCCCGGCTCGACCGCCTGACCTCGGCACGAGCCGCCGAGACGGACCTCGCGGAGGCGTACACCGGCTTCCCGTTGTGA
- a CDS encoding acetyl-CoA C-acetyltransferase codes for MPEAVIVSAARSPIGRAFKGSLKDLRADDLTATIIQAALAKVPELDPHDIDDLMLGCGLPGGEQGNNLGRIVAVQMGMDHLPGCTVTRYCSSSLQTTRMALHAIKAGEGDVFISAGVEMVSRFAKGNSDSLPDTRNPFFAEAEARTAAVAEQEGTTWHDPREDGLVPDAYIAMGQTAENLARLKGVTREDMDLFGVRSQNRAEEAIKNGFWEREITPVTTPDGTVVSKDDGPRAGVTMEGVSGLKPVFRPDGLVTAGNCCPLNDGAAALVIMSDTKARELGLTPLARVVSTGVSGLSPEIMGLGPVEASKQALKRAGLGVSDIDLFEINEAFAAQVIPSARDLGIDEDKLNVNGGAIAVGHPFGMTGARITGTLINSLQFHDKQFGLETMCVGGGQGMAMVIERLS; via the coding sequence ATGCCCGAAGCAGTGATCGTCTCAGCCGCCCGTTCCCCGATCGGCCGTGCCTTCAAGGGCTCGCTCAAGGATCTGCGCGCGGACGACCTGACCGCCACGATCATCCAGGCGGCCCTCGCCAAGGTCCCCGAACTCGACCCGCACGACATCGACGACCTCATGCTCGGCTGCGGCCTCCCCGGCGGCGAGCAGGGCAACAACCTGGGCCGCATCGTCGCCGTCCAGATGGGCATGGACCACCTGCCGGGCTGCACGGTCACCCGGTACTGCTCCAGCTCCCTGCAGACGACCCGCATGGCGCTGCACGCGATCAAGGCGGGCGAGGGCGACGTCTTCATCTCCGCCGGCGTGGAGATGGTGTCGCGGTTCGCGAAGGGCAACTCCGACTCGCTCCCCGACACCCGCAACCCCTTCTTCGCCGAGGCGGAGGCCCGCACGGCCGCCGTCGCCGAGCAGGAGGGCACGACCTGGCACGACCCGCGCGAGGACGGCCTGGTCCCGGACGCGTACATCGCGATGGGCCAGACCGCCGAGAACCTGGCGCGCCTGAAGGGCGTCACCCGCGAGGACATGGACCTCTTCGGCGTCCGCTCGCAGAACCGCGCCGAGGAAGCCATCAAGAACGGCTTCTGGGAGCGGGAGATCACCCCGGTCACCACCCCCGACGGCACCGTCGTCAGCAAGGACGACGGCCCGCGCGCCGGCGTCACCATGGAGGGCGTCTCGGGTCTCAAGCCGGTCTTCCGCCCCGACGGACTGGTCACGGCCGGCAACTGCTGCCCGCTCAACGACGGCGCCGCCGCCCTCGTGATCATGTCCGACACCAAGGCCCGCGAGCTCGGCCTGACCCCGCTCGCCCGCGTGGTGTCGACCGGCGTCTCCGGCCTGTCCCCCGAGATCATGGGCCTCGGCCCGGTCGAGGCCAGCAAGCAGGCGCTCAAGCGCGCCGGGCTCGGCGTCTCCGACATCGACCTGTTCGAGATCAACGAGGCGTTCGCCGCCCAGGTCATCCCGTCCGCCCGCGACCTGGGCATCGACGAGGACAAGCTGAACGTCAACGGCGGTGCCATCGCCGTCGGCCACCCCTTCGGCATGACCGGCGCCCGCATCACCGGCACGCTGATCAACAGCCTCCAGTTCCACGACAAGCAGTTCGGCCTGGAGACCATGTGCGTCGGCGGCGGCCAGGGCATGGCGATGGTCATCGAGCGCCTGAGCTGA
- a CDS encoding DUF4287 domain-containing protein, whose translation MSQVFSEETHRNLLARIPHCTGREVADWLRTVEEGPCFLRFEEKVSWLRGEHDLAYGHAKAIVHEYDLRRAARRFG comes from the coding sequence ATGTCCCAAGTCTTCTCCGAGGAGACCCACCGCAATCTGCTCGCCCGCATCCCCCACTGCACCGGTCGTGAAGTCGCCGACTGGCTGCGCACCGTAGAAGAAGGCCCCTGCTTCCTTCGCTTCGAAGAGAAGGTCAGCTGGCTGCGCGGGGAGCACGACCTCGCGTACGGCCACGCCAAGGCGATCGTCCACGAGTACGACCTGAGGCGCGCGGCCCGGCGGTTCGGATAG
- a CDS encoding cystathionine beta-synthase, which yields MQIHDSMISLVGNTPLLRLNKVTEGLQATVLAKVEYFNPGGSVKDRIALRMIEAAEQSGELKPGGTIVEPTSGNTGVGLAIVAQQKGYKCIFVCPDKVSTDKINVLRAYGAEVVVCPTAVDPEHPDSYYNVSDRLVRETPGAWKPDQYSNPNNPLSHYHSTGPELWEQTDGRITHFVAGVGTGGTISGTGRYLKDASEGRVRVVGADPEGSVYSGGSGRPYLVEGVGEDFWPTAYDRDVADEIVAVSDKDSFQMTRRLAKEEGLLVGGSCGMAVVAALRVAERLGPDDIVVVLLPDSGRGYLSKIFNDEWLSSYGFLDEPAEAGRVLDVLNHKEGSIPGLVHMHPEETVGEAIEVLREYGVSQMPVVKRGAGHPDVMAAEVVGSVVERELLDALFAQRASLGDRLEKHMSAPLPQVGSGEPVADLMNVLGSADAAIVLVAGRPTGVVSRQDLLTYMAREAK from the coding sequence GTGCAGATCCACGACTCGATGATCAGCCTCGTCGGCAACACCCCGCTGCTGAGGCTCAACAAGGTGACCGAAGGCCTCCAGGCGACCGTCCTGGCCAAGGTCGAGTACTTCAACCCCGGCGGTTCCGTGAAGGACCGCATCGCGCTGCGCATGATCGAGGCGGCCGAGCAGAGCGGGGAGCTGAAGCCCGGCGGCACCATCGTCGAGCCGACCAGCGGAAACACCGGTGTCGGGCTGGCCATCGTGGCCCAGCAGAAGGGGTACAAGTGCATCTTCGTGTGCCCCGACAAGGTGAGCACCGACAAGATCAATGTGCTGCGCGCGTACGGCGCCGAGGTGGTGGTCTGCCCCACGGCGGTGGACCCCGAGCACCCGGACTCGTACTACAACGTCTCCGACCGCCTCGTACGCGAGACGCCCGGCGCCTGGAAGCCCGACCAGTACTCCAACCCGAACAACCCGCTCTCCCACTACCACTCGACCGGCCCCGAGCTGTGGGAGCAGACGGACGGCAGGATCACCCATTTCGTCGCGGGCGTCGGCACCGGCGGCACCATCTCCGGGACCGGCCGCTATCTGAAGGACGCGAGCGAGGGCCGGGTCCGGGTCGTCGGCGCGGACCCGGAGGGCTCGGTCTACTCCGGGGGCTCCGGACGGCCGTACCTGGTCGAGGGCGTCGGCGAGGACTTCTGGCCGACGGCGTACGACCGTGACGTCGCCGACGAGATCGTGGCCGTGTCCGACAAGGACTCCTTCCAGATGACGCGCCGCCTCGCCAAGGAGGAGGGCCTGCTGGTCGGCGGCTCCTGCGGAATGGCGGTCGTGGCCGCGCTGCGCGTCGCGGAGCGGCTCGGGCCCGACGACATCGTGGTCGTGCTGCTGCCGGACAGCGGCCGCGGCTACCTCAGCAAGATCTTTAATGACGAGTGGCTGTCGTCCTACGGGTTCCTGGACGAACCGGCCGAGGCCGGCCGGGTTCTGGACGTGCTGAACCACAAGGAGGGATCCATCCCCGGGCTTGTGCACATGCACCCGGAGGAGACGGTCGGAGAGGCCATCGAGGTACTGCGCGAGTACGGCGTGTCGCAGATGCCCGTGGTGAAGCGCGGGGCCGGGCATCCGGACGTGATGGCCGCCGAGGTCGTGGGCTCCGTCGTGGAGCGGGAACTGCTCGACGCGCTCTTCGCCCAGCGCGCTTCGTTGGGCGACCGGCTGGAGAAGCACATGTCGGCGCCGCTCCCGCAGGTCGGCTCCGGCGAGCCCGTCGCGGATCTGATGAACGTGCTCGGTTCCGCGGACGCGGCGATCGTCCTGGTCGCGGGCAGGCCCACCGGCGTGGTCAGCCGCCAGGACCTCCTGACGTACATGGCGCGCGAAGCCAAGTGA
- a CDS encoding SGNH/GDSL hydrolase family protein: MSSRARVARRIAAGAAYGGGGIGLLGAAAVGVVVAEVQMARRQVGNHGPDPVHVPSADGLYGRVYETVGSDPLRFAVLGDSTAAGQGVHRARQTPGALLASGLAAVAERAVELRNVALPGAQSDDLDRQVALTLADPGWLPDVCVIMIGANDVTHRIPATKSVRHLSAAVRRLRTAGAEVVVGTCPDLGSVEPVQQPLRWIARRASRQLAAAQTIGTVEQGGRTVSLGDLLGPEFSANPRELFGPDNFHPSAEGYATAAMAVLPTLCAALGLWPEEERPDVAREEGFLPVARAAVRAAAEGGTEVTGAMPTGPRGPWALLKRRRRRRVPTQDPTPVTP; the protein is encoded by the coding sequence ATGTCGAGCAGGGCGAGGGTGGCACGGCGGATCGCCGCGGGCGCGGCGTACGGCGGCGGCGGGATCGGGCTTCTCGGGGCCGCCGCGGTCGGGGTGGTGGTCGCGGAGGTGCAGATGGCACGGCGCCAGGTCGGCAACCACGGCCCCGATCCGGTCCATGTGCCGTCCGCCGACGGGCTGTACGGCAGGGTCTACGAGACCGTGGGCAGCGACCCGCTGCGGTTCGCGGTGCTCGGCGACTCCACGGCCGCCGGGCAGGGCGTGCACCGGGCCCGGCAGACGCCGGGGGCGCTGCTCGCCTCGGGGCTCGCTGCGGTGGCGGAGCGCGCGGTGGAGCTGCGCAACGTGGCACTGCCCGGTGCCCAGTCCGACGACCTCGACCGGCAGGTCGCGCTGACCCTCGCCGATCCGGGCTGGCTGCCCGACGTCTGCGTGATCATGATCGGCGCGAACGACGTCACCCACCGGATCCCGGCGACCAAGTCGGTGCGCCATCTGTCGGCCGCCGTACGGAGGCTGCGCACGGCCGGGGCCGAGGTGGTCGTCGGCACCTGTCCCGACCTGGGGTCGGTGGAGCCGGTGCAGCAGCCGCTGCGCTGGATCGCCCGGCGGGCCTCGCGGCAGCTGGCCGCCGCGCAGACCATCGGGACCGTGGAGCAGGGCGGGCGCACGGTGTCGCTGGGGGATCTGCTCGGGCCGGAGTTCTCGGCGAATCCCCGTGAGCTGTTCGGGCCGGACAATTTCCATCCGTCCGCCGAGGGGTACGCGACGGCGGCGATGGCGGTGCTGCCGACGCTCTGTGCCGCGCTGGGGCTCTGGCCGGAGGAGGAGCGGCCCGATGTGGCCCGCGAGGAGGGGTTCCTGCCGGTCGCGCGGGCCGCTGTGCGGGCTGCCGCCGAGGGAGGTACCGAGGTCACCGGGGCCATGCCCACGGGGCCGCGAGGCCCCTGGGCCCTCCTCAAGCGCCGGCGCCGCCGCCGCGTCCCCACCCAGGACCCGACCCCGGTCACGCCGTAG